From the Lysobacter sp. FW306-1B-D06B genome, one window contains:
- the groES gene encoding co-chaperone GroES, whose product MNIKPLYDRVVIKRMEEEKMSAGGIVIPDSATEKPIKGEVVAVGEGKVLDNGSVRAPKVKAGDKVLFGKYSGTEVKLDGNEFLVVKEDDIFAILG is encoded by the coding sequence ATGAATATCAAGCCGCTCTACGACCGCGTGGTCATCAAGCGCATGGAAGAAGAAAAGATGTCCGCCGGCGGCATCGTGATTCCGGACTCGGCTACCGAGAAGCCGATCAAGGGCGAAGTCGTCGCCGTGGGCGAGGGCAAGGTGCTCGACAACGGCAGCGTGCGCGCGCCGAAGGTCAAGGCCGGCGACAAGGTGCTGTTCGGCAAGTACAGCGGCACCGAAGTGAAGCTCGACGGCAACGAGTTCCTGGTGGTGAAGGAAGACGACATCTTCGCGATCCTTGGCTGA
- the groL gene encoding chaperonin GroEL (60 kDa chaperone family; promotes refolding of misfolded polypeptides especially under stressful conditions; forms two stacked rings of heptamers to form a barrel-shaped 14mer; ends can be capped by GroES; misfolded proteins enter the barrel where they are refolded when GroES binds) codes for MAAKEIRFGEDARVKMVRGVNILANAVKATLGPKGRNVVLEKSFGAPTITKDGVSVAKEIELADKFENMGAQMVKEVASKTSDNAGDGTTTATVLAQALIREGMKAVAAGMNPMDLKRGIDKAVTEAVVELKKISKPSSTSKEIAQVGAISANSDTNIGDLIAQAMDKVGKEGVITVEDGSGLENELDVVEGMQFDRGYLSPYFINNQQSMQAELDDPFILLHDKKISNVRDLLPVLEGVAKAGKPLLIIAEEVEGEALATLVVNTIRGIVKVCAVKAPGFGDRRKAMLEDMAILTGGTVISEEVGLQLDKATIKDLGRAKKVQVSKENTTIIDGAGESSGIEGRIKQIKAQIEETSSDYDREKLQERVAKLAGGVAVIKVGASTEIEMKEKKARVEDALHATRAAVEEGIVPGGGVALLRAKAAIAGLKGANEDQNHGIQIALRAMEAPLREIVTNAGEEPSVILNKVIEGKGAFGYNAANGEYVDMLEAGILDPTKVTRTALQNAASIAGLMITTEAMVAELPKKDEPAMPGGGMGGMGGMDF; via the coding sequence ATGGCTGCCAAAGAAATCCGTTTCGGTGAGGACGCGCGCGTCAAGATGGTGCGCGGCGTCAACATCCTCGCCAACGCCGTGAAGGCGACCCTCGGCCCGAAGGGCCGCAACGTCGTGCTCGAGAAGAGCTTCGGCGCGCCGACCATCACCAAGGACGGCGTGTCCGTCGCCAAGGAAATCGAGCTTGCCGACAAGTTCGAGAACATGGGCGCGCAGATGGTCAAGGAAGTCGCTTCCAAGACCTCCGACAACGCCGGCGACGGCACCACCACCGCCACCGTGCTGGCGCAGGCGCTGATCCGTGAAGGCATGAAGGCGGTCGCCGCCGGCATGAACCCGATGGACCTCAAGCGCGGCATCGACAAGGCCGTGACCGAGGCCGTCGTCGAGCTGAAGAAGATCTCCAAGCCGTCCTCGACGTCGAAGGAAATCGCCCAGGTCGGCGCGATCTCGGCCAACAGCGACACCAACATCGGTGACCTCATCGCCCAGGCGATGGACAAGGTCGGCAAGGAAGGCGTGATCACCGTCGAAGACGGCTCGGGCCTGGAGAACGAACTCGACGTCGTCGAGGGCATGCAGTTCGACCGCGGCTACCTGTCGCCGTACTTCATCAACAACCAGCAGTCGATGCAGGCCGAACTGGACGATCCGTTCATCCTGCTGCACGACAAGAAGATCTCCAACGTGCGTGACCTGCTGCCGGTGCTGGAAGGCGTCGCGAAGGCCGGCAAGCCGCTGCTGATCATCGCCGAGGAAGTCGAAGGCGAAGCGCTGGCGACCCTGGTGGTCAACACCATCCGCGGCATCGTGAAGGTCTGCGCCGTGAAGGCCCCGGGTTTCGGCGACCGTCGCAAGGCGATGCTGGAAGACATGGCCATCCTGACCGGCGGCACCGTGATCTCCGAAGAGGTCGGCCTGCAGCTCGACAAGGCCACCATCAAGGATCTGGGCCGCGCCAAGAAGGTGCAGGTCTCGAAGGAAAACACCACGATCATCGACGGCGCGGGCGAGAGCTCGGGCATCGAAGGCCGCATCAAGCAGATCAAGGCGCAGATCGAGGAGACCTCCTCCGACTACGACCGCGAGAAGCTGCAGGAGCGCGTGGCCAAGCTGGCCGGCGGCGTGGCGGTGATCAAGGTCGGTGCTTCGACCGAAATCGAAATGAAGGAAAAGAAGGCACGCGTTGAAGACGCGCTGCACGCCACCCGCGCTGCCGTGGAAGAAGGCATCGTCCCGGGCGGCGGCGTCGCGCTGCTGCGTGCCAAGGCGGCGATCGCCGGCCTGAAGGGTGCCAACGAAGACCAGAATCACGGCATCCAGATCGCCCTGCGCGCGATGGAAGCGCCGCTGCGCGAGATCGTCACCAACGCCGGTGAAGAGCCCTCCGTCATCCTCAACAAGGTGATCGAAGGCAAGGGCGCGTTTGGCTACAACGCCGCCAACGGCGAGTACGTCGACATGCTCGAAGCCGGCATCCTGGACCCGACCAAGGTCACCCGCACCGCGCTGCAGAACGCCGCGTCGATCGCCGGTCTGATGATCACGACCGAAGCGATGGTCGCCGAGCTGCCGAAGAAGGACGAGCCGGCGATGCCGGGCGGCGGCATGGGCGGCATGGGCGGCATGGACTTCTAA
- a CDS encoding DUF6445 family protein yields the protein MPTSLIIVDDFLSHRDALQLRDVGLQLTYPDQQGAFPGRNSLERIEIDGLDRRVSELVGENVRPISPLQSHAKFRMTLAADVGRAKVHIDQAYWSGILFLSRPEDCRGGTEFFRHRATNSDRAPLDDAEMRAMGYDSLEQMHREIIERDSVDDSKWEPTMQAPMRFNRLVLLRPWLWHTAGPAFGDRMENGRLVYLMFFEAV from the coding sequence ATGCCGACCTCCCTGATCATCGTCGACGACTTCCTCAGCCACCGCGATGCGTTGCAGTTGCGCGACGTGGGCCTGCAACTGACGTATCCCGATCAGCAGGGCGCATTCCCGGGGCGCAACTCGCTGGAACGCATCGAGATCGACGGCCTGGACCGGCGCGTCTCCGAACTCGTCGGCGAGAACGTGCGGCCGATCTCGCCGTTGCAATCGCACGCGAAGTTCCGCATGACGCTGGCGGCCGACGTGGGGCGCGCGAAGGTGCACATCGACCAGGCGTACTGGTCGGGGATTCTCTTCCTCAGCCGTCCGGAAGACTGCCGTGGCGGCACCGAGTTCTTCCGTCACCGCGCCACGAACTCCGACCGCGCCCCGCTCGACGATGCCGAGATGCGCGCGATGGGCTACGACTCGCTGGAGCAGATGCACCGCGAGATCATCGAGCGCGACAGCGTGGACGATTCCAAGTGGGAGCCGACCATGCAGGCGCCGATGCGCTTCAACCGCCTGGTGTTGCTGCGCCCGTGGCTGTGGCACACCGCGGGGCCGGCGTTCGGTGACCGCATGGAGAACGGCCGGCTGGTCTACCTGATGTTTTTCGAGGCGGTCTGA